A segment of the Ochotona princeps isolate mOchPri1 chromosome 16, mOchPri1.hap1, whole genome shotgun sequence genome:
AGTGGGGCCCCCAGAGGGGCCTCTTTCCCTAGGAAAAACAGGGCTGCGTTCAGCAGTGGCAGTGAGGAGGGTGGCCAGTGGCCATGCCTGCTGCTGTGGAACATTCCTAATCTGCCCATCTCACTTGCGCAGTAGTGAGAGgatagggggtggggagggaggctgctgggggaatCTCCCTGCAAAATAATGTCCCTCCCCAGCCCATCAGAGTAATAACTCGGTCAGCCATGGCCTCCTCCGGGATCCTGGGTCATCACCGCATTACCTGGGCCAGGAGAACTTAGTGCCTTGACGGCCAGCTCAGTTTCGTCCCTCTCTGGACCCAAGGGCTGCATCTAGGGGACAGAACCCCAGAAAGCAGTCAGGGTGGGGAGCTGGGGCACCCTCCTGCAGACTTGGGTTGGGCTTACCAGCCAGGCACACAAGGGTGAGATGCTACCTCCAGCCCCATGCCTGCCCCCACCTTCATCTTACCAAGGACAGCTCCATGTCCAAGTCCATCAGGGTCCATTCCCTGCCTTgcaggctggggcccagcacctgaGGGGAGAGCTCCACGTCAGAGGCTCTCTTCCCCAAACTGGACAGCAGGCTGGACGCTCACAGAGGGGGTGTCTCAGGCCCCTGCCCTACCCTGGGGGTACTCACATCCAGGGGCGCTCCAGGCTCCACGCCTTCGGGAGGGGACCTAAGCAGCAGTGGAGGGAGCAGACTTTCTGGGCTCCGGTCACCCCTTTCCAGGCTCAGAGGCCCCCTGTGCACAGAGAACTGCTGTTGGCCTGCAGTGGCCAGCCCACATTAGGTCCCTGAGGAGTCTACAAGCATCAGGAACGAAATTCTCACATGTTTGGGACAATGGTGGGGTGCCTTTCCCGCATTAAGGGGGCACTGAGagtgcctctgctgcctgcctgggccagGAGGTTTGGGTTAGGGGACTGGAGGCATGGGCGACGTCTGCCCCCTGTGCAGGCATGTCAACGCCCAGGGTTCTTAGACTTGCGTGTATTTTACAGTTATTTCAGTGGACTCATTGCAATACAGGTTTCTGTGTCCCACCGAGGTGGGGCTGAGGAACCTGCCTGAGAATGAACTTGGGTGCTGGTGTTCCATGGAGCACACGTGGAGGAAGTGAGTTGGTCAGTATTTGAGATCCCATTGCCCTGTCTCCCCCTCAGCCACAAAAGGGTGAACACAGCCGAGAAATCATGTCTGCCCAATGTAGTGCCAACCCACCTGCCCAAGTGGCCTGCCCCCGAGGCTTGGCGCCAAGAAAGGGCTCTGCTCACCTGTCTGGTACCTCCCTGGGACCCCTTGGTTCAGGCTGTTGGGCACTCCTGGGCCCCTCTGGGCTGAAGCTCCCTTTCCCTTCCAGGATGGCCTGTACCACAGCCACGGGCAGCGGTGGGGGGGCTGTCACGCAGAAGTCACACTGGTTTGGGGCCAGGGCCAGCCTGGCCTCGCCATCCCCCCCTGGACTGGCTGGCTCTTCTTTGAGCAGTGCCAGGCCCTTCTCCCTGTACCGGAGAAAAGCTTCAACCAGACCCTGACACTGACCTCTCCCCTCGCCCCCGCCGCTACAGCCACCTGGGCTGCCACAGCCCCATCCTTCAGGCCCCCTCTGGGACATGGCAGTGGTCCCTGTGGCCCTTACCTCCCGCCACTACTGGAGGGTGACAGCCTGGGTCCTTGAGGGGATGGTACATCTTCTGGGATATCAGAGATGATGGGGCCCCTGGCCCTGTGTGGGCTGAGGCCCAAGGTGCTCTCTGGGAGGGGCTGAAAAAAGAAGGCTAGACCCAGCCCTTGACCTCTAATCACAGGGAGAGCCAGAAGCTGGCCACAAGCCCATGGGGACCATGTCCAAGGGAAGCTGTTTGAGACAAGCAACTCTGAGCTGGGGTTAGGGGGAGAATTGTGCCCCTCATCTTCTTTTCCTTTGAGGGGATTGGGGGTAGGAGCAGGGTCTCCATCCCCTGCTGTGCCTGAggtaggggtggggggcaggagggagaaggcAGCCTACCGACTGGATGAAGTAGGGATCTTGTAGGAGGGCACCTGCAAGGGGGCAGGGGCTGAACTTAGCAGGTGGTGGGCATGCACTCGCTTCATCCAGCATCAGGGACCTGTGCGGGGGATGGGTCCAGGCCAGGGGGCAGGGTCAGCTGCCACCCCCTCTGCCtgcacttccctccctccctccctcaggccCCAGCAGCACAGTCAGCACAGCTGAGGCCTGTTGCCAGGGCATCGGTCACATGCTGGAGGTGGAAGGGGCTCCCCCCAGGGAAGGGGGCCCCTtgggggcagagggggcagggaggaagggagcccAGTATGGACTGTCTCACCCCCAGGCCTCCTGCTGCTAGCCTGGTTTGAGGGGAGAGCAGGGGGCTGCTGGGGTAAGAGTTGAGAGACACCACAGTGGGCATCTAGGAGTGGGGACCTTGGTGGTGGAGCTAGAGGCAAATCCTGGGTGGGCTGGGGAAGCCTtctgggcgtgtgtgtgtgtgtgtgtgtgtgtgtgtgtgtgtgtggtgtggggggATGGTGCCAGCAGGAAGAGCAGACACCCTGACTGGGGGTGTCTGCAGGGGGTAGGGGATGGGTTCTGGAAGGGGCAGGTGTCTCCAGCATCCCAACAGCCTCACTCACAGcttcctcttggctcctgggttgcTGGGTGCAgcctgcaggggcccaaagaggcACTGGATCAGCTGAAGAGAAAGCAAAGAGTTAATTTGTGTCTTGCCCCCAGGGCCTCTACCCCAGCAAGCAGGGAGAGGGCTAAGCCAGGCAGAAGGGTGCGGGTGGGAGGGGCTGGAAAGAGGAGCACCTTGCCAATGACTCGGTGCTGCTGCCCCTGGCTCTGTCGCAGCGTCACCACCTCCCGCCACAAGATCTCGTTCTGCCTGGGGGATGGGGATGGCAGGGTGCGGTGAACTCTGCAAGTTTGCCAAGTCAATCCCTCcaagccccctccccccaaatggccagattGGGACCAACCAGGCGATAATTCATGGCTTGGCTCATTTGGAGACACCAAGACCCAAGACAATGAGGGGGGAAGGGCTATCCAGAACTCCCTGGTGGCCAGGATCCTCCCACCAaggaccccccacccccaccctgtctctgtgctctgCGCACTGCCTGAGTTCCCGCAGCCGCGCCTCCGTGCTCTCTTGCACTGCCCGCAAAGCCTGCACCTCGCCTAGCAGCCGGTTCAGGTCCTCAGGGCGCCAACGGCCCTCATCGCAGCGCAGCGCGGGCACCTGCGGGCAGAGGCACCAACGTTGTGAAAGGCGGACGGCCCCCATCCCACCTGTCGCGACTTGGGGATGTGACCTACGCCGCCGTCTGCCACTAACTGTCCCCACCTTGCGTCGGACACGCTCCAGGAGCTGCTCGCGGCCACGCACAAAACTTGGGTGCTGGAACTCGACATGGTCACGCTCGGGTCGGAGCAGGCCGCCCTGCTCGATGCTCACCACCTTGCGAAAACCATCTGCCAGTGGGGCGCATGGTGGGAGGGCGTGAGTCAGGCCTCTGTCCATCTCCGGCGACCCGCCACACCCCCTTCCCCTGGCACTTACACATGTTGAGTTGGCGCACGAAGCTTGCCATGTTGCTATGCTTGAAATACTGGGGCAGCACTTCCTTGGCGAAGCGGCTCTGGTCGCTTACGAGAAAACTGGTCCCGCTCTACCGAGCaggcccccacccccgcccaccgTATGGGTTGGAGAGGAAACCCGCTGAGCGGCGCCCACCCCCGCCAGGTCTGGCCCGCTGCGCACATTTGCTCACCCGGTTGAGCATGGAGCCAGGCCAGAACCAGCCCTGATGGACCCCAGCGAGTCCCCCCCCTAACCTCACCCAGCCTCCATTCAGTTCAAAGGGAGGGGTAACAGTGGACCAGGCTTCCATTCCTGCTCTGACCAAGTCTCACGGTCCCCCtatgtgaagccagaagcagcCCTGCCCTTCTCCTGGGCCTTGCTTCCCAATTGGGTgggcagaaaaagaaatgatctcCAAGAGCCTTAACCCCTCCTCAACTCCAAGGGAAAGCCCCCAAATCTCTCACATCCCCTCCTGCATCGCAAAATGGGGGGCAGGGGTCTCTACAGCCCAGTCCCAGGTGCAGGGGGGGCTGGGTTGGCTTGGGTGTTCACTGACATGGAGGGACCCCAGGACAGACCTGAGcggaggtgtggggagggggagatcGAGGGGCCCCAGCCCTCACCGGGCTCCAGCGGATCAGGTGGTCGGTGCCTGGGTCGCCCACCAGCGCCCATAACTTGCCAAGAAAGGCAGGCACGGGGCTGGGGCCTGGCTCCGTAGGCAGAGTGGCGGGCGCTTCCTGCATGGCGCAGTGTCCGCCCGGCTCAGCGCTGGGGCCGGCCGCTGCGGGCTGCTCAATGCCAGGGAAAGTGCTGCGTTTGC
Coding sequences within it:
- the HSF4 gene encoding heat shock factor protein 4 isoform X5 is translated as MGAGGRPRHRPPDPLEPDGFRKVVSIEQGGLLRPERDHVEFQHPSFVRGREQLLERVRRKVPALRCDEGRWRPEDLNRLLGEVQALRAVQESTEARLRELRQQNEILWREVVTLRQSQGQQHRVIGKLIQCLFGPLQAAPSNPGAKRKLSLMLDEASACPPPAKFSPCPLAGALLQDPYFIQSPLPESTLGLSPHRARGPIISDIPEDVPSPQGPRLSPSSSGGREKGLALLKEEPASPGGDGEARLALAPNQCDFCVTAPPPLPVAVVQAILEGKGSFSPEGPRSAQQPEPRGPREVPDRGPLSLERGDRSPESLLPPLLLRSPPEGVEPGAPLDVLGPSLQGREWTLMDLDMELSLMQPLGPERDETELAVKALSSPGPGKEAPLGAPLLLDVQTALGGPALSLPGALTLYSSPEGRTSYLGPGASPST
- the HSF4 gene encoding heat shock factor protein 4 isoform X3 — its product is MSSSSTQVLCVAASSSWSVSDARWGQLVADGGVPALRCDEGRWRPEDLNRLLGEVQALRAVQESTEARLRELRQQNEILWREVVTLRQSQGQQHRVIGKLIQCLFGPLQAAPSNPGAKRKLSLMLDEASACPPPAKFSPCPLAGALLQDPYFIQSPLPESTLGLSPHRARGPIISDIPEDVPSPQGPRLSPSSSGGREKGLALLKEEPASPGGDGEARLALAPNQCDFCVTAPPPLPVAVVQAILEGKGSFSPEGPRSAQQPEPRGPREVPDRGPLSLERGDRSPESLLPPLLLRSPPEGVEPGAPLDVLGPSLQGREWTLMDLDMELSLMQPLGPERDETELAVKALSSPGPGKEAPLGAPLLLDVQTALGGPALSLPGALTLYSSPEGRTSYLGPGASPST
- the HSF4 gene encoding heat shock factor protein 4 isoform X1 → MQEAPATLPTEPGPSPVPAFLGKLWALVGDPGTDHLIRWSPSGTSFLVSDQSRFAKEVLPQYFKHSNMASFVRQLNMYGFRKVVSIEQGGLLRPERDHVEFQHPSFVRGREQLLERVRRKVPALRCDEGRWRPEDLNRLLGEVQALRAVQESTEARLRELRQQNEILWREVVTLRQSQGQQHRVIGKLIQCLFGPLQAAPSNPGAKRKLSLMLDEASACPPPAKFSPCPLAGALLQDPYFIQSPLPESTLGLSPHRARGPIISDIPEDVPSPQGPRLSPSSSGGREKGLALLKEEPASPGGDGEARLALAPNQCDFCVTAPPPLPVAVVQAILEGKGSFSPEGPRSAQQPEPRGPREVPDRGPLSLERGDRSPESLLPPLLLRSPPEGVEPGAPLDVLGPSLQGREWTLMDLDMELSLMQPLGPERDETELAVKALSSPGPGKEAPLGAPLLLDVQTALGGPALSLPGALTLYSSPEGRTSYLGPGASPST
- the HSF4 gene encoding heat shock factor protein 4 isoform X2 — encoded protein: MQEAPATLPTEPGPSPVPAFLGKLWALVGDPGTDHLIRWSPSGTSFLVSDQSRFAKEVLPQYFKHSNMASFVRQLNMYGFRKVVSIEQGGLLRPERDHVEFQHPSFVRGREQLLERVRRKVPALRCDEGRWRPEDLNRLLGEVQALRAVQESTEARLRELRQQNEILWREVVTLRQSQGQQHRVIGKLIQCLFGPLQAAPSNPGAKRKLSLMLDEASACPPPAKFSPCPLAGALLQDPYFIQSPLPESTLGLSPHRARGPIISDIPEDVPSPQGPRLSPSSSGGRGPLSLERGDRSPESLLPPLLLRSPPEGVEPGAPLDVLGPSLQGREWTLMDLDMELSLMQPLGPERDETELAVKALSSPGPGKEAPLGAPLLLDVQTALGGPALSLPGALTLYSSPEGRTSYLGPGASPST
- the HSF4 gene encoding heat shock factor protein 4 isoform X4, with protein sequence MQEAPATLPTEPGPSPVPAFLGKLWALVGDPGTDHLIRWSPSGTSFLVSDQSRFAKEVLPQYFKHSNMASFVRQLNMYGFRKVVSIEQGGLLRPERDHVEFQHPSFVRGREQLLERVRRKVPALRCDEGRWRPEDLNRLLGEVQALRAVQESTEARLRELRQQNEILWREVVTLRQSQGQQHRVIGKLIQCLFGPLQAAPSNPGAKRKLSLMLDEASACPPPAKFSPCPLAGALLQDPYFIQSPSFFSPSQRAPWASAHTGPGAPSSLISQKMYHPLKDPGCHPPVVAGAPPPLPVAVVQAILEGKGSFSPEGPRSAQQPEPRGPREVPDRGPLSLERGDRSPESLLPPLLLRSPPEGVEPGAPLDVLGPSLQGREWTLMDLDMELSLMQPLGPERDETELAVKALSSPGPGKEAPLGAPLLLDVQTALGGPALSLPGALTLYSSPEGRTSYLGPGASPST